Genomic segment of Halostella limicola:
CGTCCGCGTCGTAGCGCTCCCAGAGGTCGTCGTCCCCGCGGAAGTCGGGGAGGCCGGAGGCGGTGCTGACCCCCGCACCGGTCAGCGCGACGGCGACGTCGGCGTCCGCGAGCGCGCGAGCGACCGCGTCGACCCGTTGGTTCATGCGCGCTCGTAGGCGCGCAATCCGAAAAAATCCGGCGGCGCCTCTCCTCGGGGCGCTCGGGCCTACCCGTCGTAGCGCGTGACGCCCTCGATGGCGGACTCGTCGACGTCGGCGAAAGCGTCCCGCGCGATCACCCGGCGGTGGACCTCGTCGGCCCCGTCGATGATGCGGAACGCGCGGACGTTCTCGTAGAAGTCGGCCAGCGGGAGGTCCTTCCCGATGCCGTTGCCGCCGCAGAGCTGGATCGACTCGTCGATGGCGTGCTGGACGGTGTTGGCGGTGAACACCTTCGACATGGCGACCGGGACGCGGGCCTCCTCGCCCTCGGCGATGGAGCGGGCGGCGTGGCGCACCATCGACCGGGCGGCGTGCAGTTCCATCTCCACGTCGGCGACGCGGTGGCGGATCGCCTGCTTCTCCGCGATGGGGCCGTCGAACGCCTGCCGTTCGCTCGCGTACGCCTTCGCGACGTCGAGGGCCCGCTCGGCCATGCCCGAGAAGCGCATGCAGTGGGTGAGCCGGGCGGGGCCCAGCCGCTGCTGGGCGATGGCGAACCCGGCGTTCTCCGCACCGAGCAGGTTCTCCTCGGGCACCCGGACGCCCTCGTACTTGATCTCGGCGTGGCCCGTCCCCGTCACCTCGCCGCCGACGTGCGGGATGTCGCGCACGACGTTCACGCCGTCCGCGTCGGCGGGGACGAGGATCATCGAACAGCCCTCGTATGGGTGGGCGTCCTCGTCCGTACGGGCCATCACGATGAGCACGTCGGCTTCGGTGCCCTGCGTCGTCCACCACTTGTGACCGTCGATGACCCACTCGTCGCCGTCTCTCTCGGCGGTCGTCCGGATCATCTTCGGGTCCGAGCCGCCGCCCTGCATCGGCTCGGTCATCGAGAAGCCCGACCGGATCTCGCCCTCGGCGAGCGGGCGGAGCCATCGCTCCTTCTGCTCCTCCGTGCCGACGAGTTCCAGCGTGTGCATGTTGCCCTCGTCTGGGGCGTCGCAGCGCAGCGCCGTCGCGCCGAGCAGGCTGCGGCCGGCCGCCTCGAAGATGGGGAGCATCTCGCGGAAGTCCAGCCCGAGGCCGCCGTACTCCTCGGGGATCTGCGGGCCGTACACGTCGTACTCGCGGGCCCTCTCCCGCAGGTCGGCGACCGTCGACTCGTCGACGGGACCGTTCCCCAGCAGCTCGCGCTCGACCGGGATCACTTCCTCGTTCACGAACTCGCGCGTCCGCTCGGCCACTTCGCGCCCGCGCTCCGGGTCGTGGTAGTCCATGGCACTTGCCATGGGAAGCGCGATGTAAAAACTTTCCCCGGATTGCCTGTTTCAGGCGCTGCGGCGTGCTGGTCAGCGGCGGCGCACCTCGCGTCGCGAGCGCTGGCCGCCGCTGGGTTGCATCGGGATTTATTTCGGTAGGTGGTAACGAGTAACGCATGGCGCGATCCCCGAAGCTCTCCCTGGACCCGGACGACCGGAGCTACCGGTACTACCGGAACGCCGTCGAGCGACATTGGGACCCCGGCGAGATCGACCTCTCGACCGACCGCGAGCGGGTCACCGAACTCTCGGAAAGCGGCCTCACCGACCTCCGGCGGACGCTCGCGCTGTTCGGCGCCGGCGAGCAATCCGTCACCGAGGACCTGGCGCCGCTGGCCGCCGCGCTCGACGACCCGAACGACCAGGCGTTCGTGGCGAGCCAGATCTACGAGGAGGCCAAGCACGCGGACTTCTTCGACCGGAACTGGCGACGGGTGATCCGGCGCGCGGAGGACGAACTCGGCGTCAAGCGGAGCGACCCGTCGGACCCGCGGTGGTTCTCGGACGCCTACGTGGAGCTGTTCGACCGCAACGAGCGCGCGATGGCGCGCCTGCTGACGGACGACTCGCCGGAGGCGCGGGCCGACGCGTACTGCCACTACCACCTCACCATCGAGGGGATCCTGGCCCAGACGGGCTACTACGGCGTGCAGACGAACTTCGGCGGCGACGTGGCGGAGCTACCGACCCTCCCCGGTCTCGTGGAGGGCTTCTCGAACATTCGGAGCGACGAGGGGCGCCACGTGGGGTTCGGGATGGCGAAGCTGAAAGGCCTCGTCGGCGACGGGAGCGTCTCGGTGGAACGGCTCTGGGAGACGGTCGGCGAACTCGTCCCGCTCACCCAGTCTATCGTCAGTGCGTCGGCCGACGATGACTCGGCCGGACTCGGCGAGGACGAACTCGTCACGTACGCCGCGGAGCGCCACACCGACCGCATGGCACAGATCGCCGATAGCGACGCCGAGCTGCCGAGCGTCGGGGAGCTGACGCGGATCGAGTAGGATTATCAGTCGGAAAAACTACACCAAAATTTAATATTTATGCCCCCGAAGGGGAGCGTATGGCAGACGAACAAGAGATCCGACAGCAGATGATCGACGCGTTCGAAGGCGCAGACTACCCCATCTCCAGCCCGATGGACCTCGTCCCCGCGCTCCCCAACGGCCCCGGGACGAAGTTCGAGTCCGGCGACTTCTCGATGACGGCGATGGAACTGAACACGAAGCTCCCCGGCGGCGACTTCCCGTACGACTCGCCCGAGGCGTTCGTCGACGACGTCATCGAGAACCTCAAGGACGAGGACTACATCTAAGGCGACCTCGATGGTCGAACCGACCGACGGGCGCACCGACGTGTACACCGTCGACACCGAACTCCTCGGCTCCCCGGGGCTGATGGCCGCCTACGTCGTCGACGCGGAGCGACCCGCCGTCGTCGACCCCGGCGCGGCCACCGCCACCGGTCCCGTTCTCGACGCGCTCGACGAACTGGACATCGACCCCGAGAGCGTCGCGTACCTGATCCCGACGCACGTCCACCTCGACCACGCCGGCGCGGCGGGCTCGCTCGCCGACGCCTGCCCGAACGCGACCGTGCTGGTCCACGAGCGAGGCGTGCCGTACCTGATCGATCCCGAGAAGCTCGACGCCCTGTTCGAGAGCGCGAAGCGGGCCGTCGGCGAGGTCGCGGCGGCGTACGGCGAACCCGACCCGGTTCCGCCGGAGCGGTGCGAGACGCTGGGGGACGGCGACGTCGTGGACCTCGGCGACCGCAGCCTCGAAGCGATCGACGCGCCGGGACACGCGCCCCACCAGCACGCGTTGCTCGGCGACGACGGGACGCTGTTCGCGGGCGACGCCGCGGGCGCGTGGCTGGGCGGGCAACTGTTCCCGACCACGCCCGGCCCCGACTTCGACCTGGAAGACGCGGTCGACACCGCCGAGCGCCTGCGCGACCGCGACCCCGACGCCGTGCTGTACGGCCACTTCGGCGCCCGCGAGGACGCGATCGACGCCCTGAACGAGTACGCGGCGATCCTCCCGGAGTTCGTCGACGCGGTCGACGAGCTGCGAGAGGAGCACGGCGACCCCGACGACGTCGTCTCGAACCTGCCGTCGCGGTGGGCGTCAAGCCCGACGATAGCGGGCGACGTGCGCGGCGTCCTCCGCTACCTGCAGAGCTGATCCGGGTCCGCGCCCGTGGCCGACGAACCGCCGGACGCCCGTCGAGCCCGGAACCCGCATCGCGCCGAGCGCGCGGCCGGACCTGCAGAAGCGATCCTGCAGGGAAGATCGTCGTGAAGTTCCGTTCGATGGTTCGCTTCGGTAATGTAAGCGGAGAGGACCATACCCGCAACGAATAAATCATGCGTGAGTGTCTCACTCATGCCACCACAAGTTTTACTTTCCCAACCGTTCACAGGTTGAATTACATCGCACGCCCGGTACTCCGGGCGACACAGGGTGACTCACGATGACCATCGCACTACCATCACGGACGGCCGCTCCCGCGACGAGCGGCGCGTTCACTCCCGCCGGGTATGCCGACCCGGTCGTCGCCGGCGACGGCGAGGCGGGCCGTGATGGGTGCGTCGTCGTGACTCGCCCGCGCGCTCGGTCCGGCACCCTCGCCGCGTAAGGCGTCGCCGAGGGGCGGACCGTTTCTCCGGGACTCCACGTCGCCGGGGGAGAGTCCGTCCCCGACGGGTGTCGGGGCCGAGCGCGGTTCTCCGACGCATCCGTCGTTTTCGGTGGCACCTTACCGGCGAGACCCGGGCACGCGATGATCGTCGCGGGGACGCCCCGCGACGCAGCCCGCGTCCCGCTGACGCCCCGACCCCGGCGGCGTTCTCCGCGCCGGCGGGGTGGTACGGCAACGGAGAGAGGCATCGCTACCGATATCGCAGACGACCGATCCGCCCCCGCCGCGGCCCAGACCGCGGCGGACCGTCGCCTCGCGCGACGGGCGCGTTCGACTCGCGCCGGGGGCCTCATGCAAGCACAACGAACGCCCACGGTCACCGCCACCGCCGAGGTGGAGATCCGGGTGCCCCGAGACGGCGACGCCCTGGAGCGCGACGCCGAGACCGTCCTCGAACGGCTCGACGCCGTCGACCGCGCGGAGGTCGACGGGCTCACCGGCGTCACGCCCACGCTGAACGACCTCCAGGTCGGCGCGAACGTCCGGCTGACGCTCCGGCTCGACGGCGCGGGCGACCCCGCGGCGGCGACCCGCGAGGCGCTCGCCGACGGCTTCGGCGTGCGCGAGGTGTCGGTCGTCGAGGTCCGCGATCCCGCGTGACCCGACGACCGCTCCGGCGCCGCCGTCGCGCCCCGACCCGCCGAACGGCAGTGACCGACCGCGCAGACGCACCGCCTCCCGACAGACAGATCAGACCCAGAACGATGTTACGAGAACTCGCCCACTCGGTCGCCGAAGCCGAGTGGTCCGACAGTGTCGCATCGGCTTCCGAACGCGCGTCCGCCGCCGCGGCGGACGCGTACTCCCGCTCGCCGCTGGCCGAGCGCCGGCCGCCCCCGGTGCCGGACAGCGTCGTCGCCGCCGCGCTCGTCGCCGCGCTGTTCGGCGCGGCCGCGGCGTCGGCCGTCGCCGTCGCGCTGGCGGTGTTGCCCGCGAACCCCGCGTTGCAGGCCGTCGTCGTGGCGCTGGGCGCCGCCAACGTCTTCGTCGGCCTGCCGCTGGTCGCGGTCAAGGCCGCCGAGGTCGTCGCGCAGCGCCTCTAACGCCCCTCGAACTCGGGGGATCGGCCCTCCATGAACGCCTCCGCGCCCTCGCGGTGGTCGCGCGTCTCGAACACCGCGCCCTGGGCGTCGGCCTCGCACTCCATCGCCTCGCGGAGCGACCGTTCGAGGCCGCGGTTGATCTGGCGCTTCGACGTGCGGAGCGCGACCGTCGGCCCGGACGCGATCTCCTCGACTAACTCCGCGGTCGACTCCTCGAACTCGTCGTCCGGGTAGACCCGGTTGACGAGGCCGATATCCTCCGCCTCCGCGGCGGAGATGCGCTCGCCCGTGAACACCAGTTCCTTCGCCACGTTCTCGCCGACGATCCGGGGAAGGAGATACGACGTCCCGGAGTCGACGGCCAGCCCGACCTGCCGGAAGCCGAAGCTCAGCGACGACGACTCGCTGGCGACCTGCAGGTCGCAGGCGATGGCGAGGTTCGCGCCGGCGCCGAACGCCGCGCCGTCTATCTTCGCGACCGACGGGAGCGGGCACTCCGCGACGCGGGCGACGGCGCGGCTCGTCTGCTCGATGACCAGCCGCACCTTCTCGTCGGTCGGCACGTCGCCGGTCAGCCCCTCGATCATCGAGTTGATGTCGCCCCCGGCGGAGAAGGTGTTCCCCTCCCCCTCGACGACGAGACAGCGGGCGTCGCTGTCCTCCACCTCGTCGATGGCGTCGATCAGCTCGCTCGATATCTCGTGAGTGAGCGCGTTGCTGGTCCCGGGCTGGTCCAGCGTGATCCGCGCCACGTCGTCCTCGTAGGTGAGGTGGACCGCCTCGTCGCTCATTCCTCGGCCTCGCGCAGTTCGAACTTCTGGACCTTGCCGGTGGTCGTCCGCGGCAGTTCGTCGACGAACTCGACCTCGCGGGGGTGCTTGTACTCCGCGAGGTTGCTCAGGCAGTACTCCTTGATCTCCTCGGCGGTCACGTCCGCGTCCGGCGTCGGGACGATGAACGCCTTCACCGTCTCGCCGCGGCGCTCGTCCGGGATCCCCACGACGGCGGCGTCGGCGACGGCGTCGTGCTCGAACAGCAACTCCTCGACCTCCCGCGGGTAGACGTTGTACCCGCCGGTGACGATCATGTGCTTCTCGCGGTCGATGACGTAGAAGAAGCCGTCCTCGTCGTGGTACCCGATGTCGCCGGTGTGGAACCACCGCTTGCCGTCTTTCTCCGTGAACGCCTCCTCGTTGGCCTCCGGAAGCCCGGAGTAGCCTTTCATCACGTTCGGCCCGCTGACGACGATCTCGCCGGTGATATCGTCGAGATTCACGGACTCCTCGTCGACGGGACCCTCCTCGACCGGCGCCACCTCCTCGAAGTCCACGTCGACCACCATCGAGTCGACGCCCGGCAGCGTCTTGCCGATGCTGCCGACGCGGCGGCCCGCCTCGGGGCTGTTGAAGTGCGTGACCGGGCTGGTCTCGGTGAGGCCGTACCCCTCGTAGATCGTCGCGTCGTACAGCTCCTCGAACCGCCGGAGCACCTCCACGGGGATGCCGGCGCCGCCGACGCCGCAGAGCCGCAGCGACGAGAGGTCGAACGACTCGGCGTCTGGCTGGTTGATAATGTCGTTGTACATCGCCGGCACGCCGTGCATCAGCGTCAGCCCCTCGGACTGGATGAGACCGACGGCCTGCTGGGCGTCCCACTCCGGGAGCGGGTAGTACGCGCCGCCGCTGAACAGCGTTGCGTTCATCACGACGGTCATCCCGTAGATGTGAAACAGCGGGAGGACGCCGAGTTGCTTGTCGTCCGGACGGATCCCCTCGGGCACCAGGTCCGCGGCGACCTCCGCGTTCGACTTGAGGTTGTTGTGGGTCAGCTGGACGCCCTTCGGCTGACCGGTCGTCCCGCTCGTGTACGGCTGAACGGCGAGGTCGTCGTCGCCGCGCTCGACCGCGTCCTTGGTCCCCTCGGCGAGGAACTCCTCGAACGGCGTGCCCGTCTCCGCCTCGCCGCCGACCGTGATCAGGTGTTCCACCTCAGTCTCGTCGCGGACCTCCTCGACGAACGGCGCGAGGTCGGCCAGCGCCACGACCGCCTTGGCCCCGCTGTCGCCGAGCAGGTGACTGATCTCCCGCGACTTGTACTGCGGGTTCATCGGTACCACGACGCCGCCGGCCCGGAGCGTCCCGTGGAACGCGGTGACGAACTGCGGCAGGTTCGGCAGGTACACGCCGACCGCGTCGTCGGGTTCGATCCCGTGGTCGGCCAGCGCCTGCGCGAACTGTCCGGTGCGCTGCCAGAGCGCCCCGTAGGAGACGTCCGTCCCGTCGAAGTGGACGGCCGTCCCCTCCGGCCGCTCCTCCGCTACCGCGCCGACGTTCCTGACAAGATTTGTCATAGTCCATCGTGAACATGTGGGGCATGTCTATAAAACATTCCGCTCGTTGGGTGTTTCTGCCGATGCGGGGTCGACGTCGATCGCCGGGTCTTTTCACACCTCCGGCGACAGCGGTGGTATGGACGACCGAGTGCACGAGCACGCCGAAGTGCTCGTCGACTGGAGCGCGCGCATCGAGGAGGGCGATGACGTCGTCGTCGACGTCGGCCCGGACGCCCACGACCTCGCCGTCGCGGTCGCCGAGAAGCTCGGCGAACGCGGGGCGAACCCCGTCACGCTGTACAGTTCCGGGGAGGTGACGCGGGCGTATCTCCGCGCCCACGGCGGCGACTTCGACGAGGACCCCGACCACAAGCTCGCGCTGATGGAGAACGCCGACGCCGTCCTCTCGCTCGGCGGCGGGCGCAACACCGCCGCCACCGCGGACGTGCCGAGCGAACGCCGGCAGGCGAGTCGGAAGGCGGAGCGGGGCGTCCGCGAGGCGTACATGGACGCCGACTGGGTGTCGACGGTCCACCCCACGCGGTCGCTGGCCCAGCAGGCCGGGATGGCGTTCAAGGAGTACCAGGACTTCGTCTACGACGCCGTGCTCCGCGACTGGGAGGAACTGGCGGAGGAGATGGCGAAGATGAAGGAAATCCTCGACGAGGGGAGCGAGGTCCGCCTCGTGAAGGAGGACACCGACCTCACGATGTCCATCGAGGGCCGTACCGCGGTCAACAGCGCGGCCTCCGTCGCGTACGACTCCCACAACCTCCCCAGCGGCGAGGTGTTCACCGCGCCGTACGACACGGAGGGCACCGTCTACTTCGACGTGCCGATGACGCTCCAGGGGTCCGCCGTCCGCGGCGTGCGCCTCACCTTCGAGGGCGGCGAGGTCGTCGACTACGCCGCGGAGCAGGGCGAGGCGGTCGTCGGCGACATCCTCGACACCGACGAGGGGGCGCGTCGGCTGGGCGAACTCGGCATCGGGATGAACCGCGGCATCGACCGCGTCACCGACAACATCCTCTTCGACGAGAAGATGGGCGACACGGTCCACCTCGCTCTCGGCCGGGCGTACGACAGCAACCTCCCCGAAGGCGAGTCCGGCAACGACAGCGCCGTCCACGAGGACATGATCACCGACGTGAGCGAGGACTCCCGGCTCGAAGTCGACGGGGAAGTGGTCCAGCGCAACGGGACGTTCAGGTGGGAAGACGGGTTCGAAGAGAGCGAGGGCTGAGCGGAGCGTCGCGTGCGCCGCGGAGGAGGGACGAGCGGGCGGAGCGAGCGCGAACGACTACGCGGACATCGTCTTCGGCCCGCGACGGACGGCGTTCACTGCCGCGCCAAGCAGTATCACGATGCTGCCGAAGTAGAGCCACGTGACGAACAGCAGGACTGCACCGATGACGCCGTACGCCTGGTAGCTCCCCGCGTTGGCGGCGTAGATCCGGAAGCCGATCTGCAGGAGGACCCACCCGACGGCGGCGACCACCGTCCCGGGCA
This window contains:
- a CDS encoding acyl-CoA dehydrogenase family protein gives rise to the protein MDYHDPERGREVAERTREFVNEEVIPVERELLGNGPVDESTVADLRERAREYDVYGPQIPEEYGGLGLDFREMLPIFEAAGRSLLGATALRCDAPDEGNMHTLELVGTEEQKERWLRPLAEGEIRSGFSMTEPMQGGGSDPKMIRTTAERDGDEWVIDGHKWWTTQGTEADVLIVMARTDEDAHPYEGCSMILVPADADGVNVVRDIPHVGGEVTGTGHAEIKYEGVRVPEENLLGAENAGFAIAQQRLGPARLTHCMRFSGMAERALDVAKAYASERQAFDGPIAEKQAIRHRVADVEMELHAARSMVRHAARSIAEGEEARVPVAMSKVFTANTVQHAIDESIQLCGGNGIGKDLPLADFYENVRAFRIIDGADEVHRRVIARDAFADVDESAIEGVTRYDG
- a CDS encoding MTH865 family protein gives rise to the protein MADEQEIRQQMIDAFEGADYPISSPMDLVPALPNGPGTKFESGDFSMTAMELNTKLPGGDFPYDSPEAFVDDVIENLKDEDYI
- a CDS encoding aminopeptidase, yielding MDDRVHEHAEVLVDWSARIEEGDDVVVDVGPDAHDLAVAVAEKLGERGANPVTLYSSGEVTRAYLRAHGGDFDEDPDHKLALMENADAVLSLGGGRNTAATADVPSERRQASRKAERGVREAYMDADWVSTVHPTRSLAQQAGMAFKEYQDFVYDAVLRDWEELAEEMAKMKEILDEGSEVRLVKEDTDLTMSIEGRTAVNSAASVAYDSHNLPSGEVFTAPYDTEGTVYFDVPMTLQGSAVRGVRLTFEGGEVVDYAAEQGEAVVGDILDTDEGARRLGELGIGMNRGIDRVTDNILFDEKMGDTVHLALGRAYDSNLPEGESGNDSAVHEDMITDVSEDSRLEVDGEVVQRNGTFRWEDGFEESEG
- a CDS encoding long-chain-fatty-acid--CoA ligase, producing MTNLVRNVGAVAEERPEGTAVHFDGTDVSYGALWQRTGQFAQALADHGIEPDDAVGVYLPNLPQFVTAFHGTLRAGGVVVPMNPQYKSREISHLLGDSGAKAVVALADLAPFVEEVRDETEVEHLITVGGEAETGTPFEEFLAEGTKDAVERGDDDLAVQPYTSGTTGQPKGVQLTHNNLKSNAEVAADLVPEGIRPDDKQLGVLPLFHIYGMTVVMNATLFSGGAYYPLPEWDAQQAVGLIQSEGLTLMHGVPAMYNDIINQPDAESFDLSSLRLCGVGGAGIPVEVLRRFEELYDATIYEGYGLTETSPVTHFNSPEAGRRVGSIGKTLPGVDSMVVDVDFEEVAPVEEGPVDEESVNLDDITGEIVVSGPNVMKGYSGLPEANEEAFTEKDGKRWFHTGDIGYHDEDGFFYVIDREKHMIVTGGYNVYPREVEELLFEHDAVADAAVVGIPDERRGETVKAFIVPTPDADVTAEEIKEYCLSNLAEYKHPREVEFVDELPRTTTGKVQKFELREAEE
- a CDS encoding enoyl-CoA hydratase/isomerase family protein, yielding MSDEAVHLTYEDDVARITLDQPGTSNALTHEISSELIDAIDEVEDSDARCLVVEGEGNTFSAGGDINSMIEGLTGDVPTDEKVRLVIEQTSRAVARVAECPLPSVAKIDGAAFGAGANLAIACDLQVASESSSLSFGFRQVGLAVDSGTSYLLPRIVGENVAKELVFTGERISAAEAEDIGLVNRVYPDDEFEESTAELVEEIASGPTVALRTSKRQINRGLERSLREAMECEADAQGAVFETRDHREGAEAFMEGRSPEFEGR
- a CDS encoding MBL fold metallo-hydrolase, which produces MVEPTDGRTDVYTVDTELLGSPGLMAAYVVDAERPAVVDPGAATATGPVLDALDELDIDPESVAYLIPTHVHLDHAGAAGSLADACPNATVLVHERGVPYLIDPEKLDALFESAKRAVGEVAAAYGEPDPVPPERCETLGDGDVVDLGDRSLEAIDAPGHAPHQHALLGDDGTLFAGDAAGAWLGGQLFPTTPGPDFDLEDAVDTAERLRDRDPDAVLYGHFGAREDAIDALNEYAAILPEFVDAVDELREEHGDPDDVVSNLPSRWASSPTIAGDVRGVLRYLQS
- a CDS encoding ribonucleotide-diphosphate reductase subunit beta, giving the protein MARSPKLSLDPDDRSYRYYRNAVERHWDPGEIDLSTDRERVTELSESGLTDLRRTLALFGAGEQSVTEDLAPLAAALDDPNDQAFVASQIYEEAKHADFFDRNWRRVIRRAEDELGVKRSDPSDPRWFSDAYVELFDRNERAMARLLTDDSPEARADAYCHYHLTIEGILAQTGYYGVQTNFGGDVAELPTLPGLVEGFSNIRSDEGRHVGFGMAKLKGLVGDGSVSVERLWETVGELVPLTQSIVSASADDDSAGLGEDELVTYAAERHTDRMAQIADSDAELPSVGELTRIE